The Macadamia integrifolia cultivar HAES 741 unplaced genomic scaffold, SCU_Mint_v3 scaffold1202, whole genome shotgun sequence genome window below encodes:
- the LOC122063121 gene encoding calmodulin-binding receptor-like cytoplasmic kinase 3: MMYGCFGPLRLFTVILSILVLVQFPGIYVSGIEVWSKVCGADEFTYTRSLDDELFYINGNKVDKVSFCKPFEFYYRNGCFLDLGLEEWGRLGRNYCSLEIYSVQWPQMGGRRSLRGTDQSTLRILSQRSHQIEKNHVPSSWVAPKNITMVASGFLLLYCSFLCGRSRSKSKESTDAVTVKEPNSIDSGSSIAFSSAPASSPLRVPPSPRIGMHPPLDRIGSVHLNMSQVVRATQNFSSAMKIGEGGFGAVYKAELQDGQVVAVKRAKKEHFGNLQTEFSSEVELLAKIEHRNLVRLLGYVDKGNERIIITEYVPNGSLREHLDGKRGKILDFNQRLEISIDVAHALTYLHQYAEKQIIHRDVKSSNILLTESYRAKVADFGFARLGPMETDQTHISTKVKGTAGYLDPEYLRTYQLTPKSDVFSFGILLVEILTGRRPVEMKRPADERVTVRWAFTKYNEGNVVELADPLMSEMVPVEILMKMFSLAFQCAAPTRSDRPGMKEAGEQLWGIRVEYLKCVKRV, encoded by the exons ATGATGTATGGGTGCTTTGGTCCTTTGAGATTGTTTACAGTTATACTGAGCATATTGGTGTTAGTACAGTTTCCCGGTATCTATGTCTCCGGAATAGAGGTTTGGTCAAAGGTTTGTGGAGCTGATGAGTTCACCTATACGAGATCTTTAGACGATGAGTTGTTTTACATAAACGGGAACAAAGTAGACAAAGTTTCTTTCTGCAAACCCTTTGAATTCTACTATAGAAATGGATGCTTTTTGGATTTGGGACTGGAAGAATGGGGAAGACTTGGAAGGAACTACTGTAGTTTGGAGATCTACTCAG TGCAGTGGCCTCAAATGGGAGGGAGAAGGTCTCTGCGAGGAACTGATCAATCTACCCTCCGCATCCTTAGTCAGAGAAGTCACCAAATAGAAAAGAACCATGTTCCCAGTTCTTGGGTGGCCCCAAAGAACATTACCATGGTTGCATCTGGATTCTTGCTTCTATATTGCAGTTTCCTCTGTGGTCGCTCTCGCTCAAAAAGCAAAGAAAGCACCGATGCTGTCACTGTAAAGGAACCGAATTCAA TCGATTCAGGTTCTTCCATAGCATTTAGTTCTGCGCCTGCCTCAAGTCCACTTCGAGTGCCACCTAGTCCTCGTATTGGGATGCACCCACCATTGGATAGAATAGGATCAGTGCATCTCAATATGAGTCAGGTTGTCAGAGCCACTCAGAATTTCTCCTCAGCAATGAAGATAGGTGAAGGAGGCTTTGGGGCTGTCTATAAAGCCGAGTTGCAGGATGGTCAGGTTGTTGCTGTTAAACGAGCAAAGAAG GAACACTTTGGGAATTTACAAACTGAATTCAGCAGTGAAGTTGAACTACTGGCTAAAATTGAACACCGAAATCTCGTGAGATTACTTGGTTATGTTGATAAAGGAAATGAACGCATTATTATTACTGAGTATGTTCCAAATGGTTCTCTTAGGGAGCATCTAGATG GTAAGCGTGGAAAAATCTTGGACTTTAATCAGCGGCTGGAAATTTCCATTGATGTTGCTCATGCCCTCACTTACCTCCATCAATATGCAG AGAAGCAAATAATTCACCGGGACGTGAAATCATCCAACATTTTACTGACAGAGAGCTACAGAGCCAAGGTGGCTGATTTTGGGTTTGCACGACTTGGTCCAATGGAGACTGACCAGACACATATATCAACCAAAGTGAAGGGGACTGCGGGTTACCTTGACCCAGAATACCTCAGAACCTATCAACTCACTCCCAAGAGTGATGTGTTTTCATTTGGAATTTTGCTTGTAGAAATTCTTACTGGCCGTCGACCAGTGGAGATGAAAAGACCTGCTGATGAAAGGGTCACAGTCAGATGG GCTTTCACGAAGTATAATGAAGGAAATGTGGTTGAGCTTGCAGATCCTTTAATGAGTGAAATGGTGCCTGTAGAGATATTAATGAAAATGTTCAGTTTGGCATTCCAGTGTGCTGCACCTACACGGTCTGATCGGCCAGGTATGAAAGAAGCGGGAGAGCAACTGTGGGGAATAAGAGTGGAGTATCTTAAGTGTGTCAAACGAGTGTAG